The following are encoded together in the Paludisphaera mucosa genome:
- a CDS encoding PEP-CTERM sorting domain-containing protein, translated as MTNRTLWTYRGLVLALMLAATPAARSAPVIWTDWRSGTEGTNGTASGVLMIDGEAIDVTYTGEIQFLQTGTGTNYFEPSAPYLSATVDNAPPAAEMIALSQASVKTLTFSKAVSNLLFAVVSLNGNGYRFDSDFEILSYGRGYWGDGTLDKTNPSPGVYQLNGTGEPHGVIEFQGAVTTITWTSLTNENWNGFTVGVRGLAPSAVPEPSSLALACLGAAGLGGVVVRRRREDRSARS; from the coding sequence ATGACGAATAGGACTCTGTGGACGTATCGGGGCCTGGTCCTCGCGCTCATGCTGGCCGCGACGCCCGCGGCCCGATCCGCGCCGGTCATCTGGACGGACTGGCGGAGCGGGACCGAAGGGACGAACGGGACGGCGTCCGGGGTCCTGATGATCGACGGCGAGGCGATCGACGTCACCTACACGGGCGAGATCCAGTTCCTCCAGACCGGGACCGGGACCAACTATTTCGAGCCCTCGGCACCCTATCTGAGCGCGACGGTCGACAACGCCCCGCCCGCGGCCGAGATGATCGCGCTGTCGCAGGCCTCCGTGAAGACGCTGACCTTCTCCAAGGCCGTCAGCAATCTCCTGTTCGCGGTCGTCAGCCTCAACGGCAACGGCTATCGGTTCGACAGCGATTTCGAGATCCTGAGCTACGGCCGGGGCTACTGGGGCGACGGCACGCTGGACAAGACGAATCCGTCCCCGGGCGTCTACCAGCTCAACGGCACGGGCGAGCCGCACGGCGTCATCGAGTTCCAGGGCGCGGTCACCACGATCACGTGGACCAGCCTGACCAACGAGAACTGGAACGGGTTCACCGTCGGCGTGCGGGGCCTGGCGCCGTCGGCCGTCCCCGAGCCCTCCTCGCTGGCCCTGGCGTGCCTCGGCGCGGCGGGGCTGGGCGGGGTCGTCGTGCGCCGTCGACGCGAAGACCGTTCCGCAAGGTCGTAG
- a CDS encoding ThuA domain-containing protein yields MSMSRAMGWKAAVAVAAIGTAFGVSTRSAGAAEKLKVLIVEGQNNHAWKATTPLLKAELEKSGRFAATVATTPPSKAPASAWESFRPAFKSYDVVLTNYNGDPWPAPIRKELEEFVAGGGGLVVMHAANNAFADWPAYNEMIGLGWRDPGFGDRITIDDAGQVVRTPKGQGPGSGHGPRHAYTVVVRKADHPIVKGLPHEWTHATDELYHGQRGPAKDMEVLASAYSDKAKGGTGTNEPMLWTVPFGKGRVVTNVMGHTAGDDLVAIESPDFRALIVRSAEWAATGAVTLPPPADFPTAAK; encoded by the coding sequence ATGAGCATGTCGCGAGCGATGGGGTGGAAGGCGGCGGTCGCCGTGGCGGCGATCGGGACGGCGTTCGGGGTCTCGACGCGGAGCGCCGGGGCCGCGGAGAAGCTCAAGGTCCTGATCGTCGAGGGCCAGAACAACCACGCCTGGAAGGCGACGACGCCGCTGCTGAAGGCCGAGCTGGAGAAGTCGGGCCGGTTCGCGGCGACCGTGGCGACGACGCCCCCGTCCAAGGCCCCGGCGTCGGCCTGGGAGTCGTTCCGCCCCGCGTTCAAGTCGTACGACGTCGTCCTGACCAACTACAACGGCGATCCCTGGCCGGCCCCCATCCGCAAGGAGCTGGAGGAATTCGTCGCCGGCGGCGGCGGGCTCGTGGTCATGCACGCGGCGAACAACGCCTTCGCCGACTGGCCGGCGTACAACGAGATGATCGGCCTGGGCTGGCGCGACCCGGGCTTCGGCGACCGGATCACGATCGACGACGCCGGCCAGGTCGTCCGCACGCCCAAGGGGCAGGGGCCCGGCTCCGGCCACGGCCCCCGGCACGCCTACACGGTCGTCGTCCGCAAGGCCGACCACCCGATCGTCAAGGGCCTCCCCCACGAGTGGACCCACGCGACCGACGAGCTGTACCACGGCCAGCGCGGGCCGGCGAAGGACATGGAGGTGCTCGCCTCGGCCTACTCCGACAAGGCCAAGGGGGGCACCGGGACGAACGAGCCCATGCTCTGGACCGTCCCGTTCGGCAAAGGCCGCGTCGTCACCAACGTCATGGGCCACACCGCCGGCGACGACCTGGTCGCGATCGAGTCCCCCGACTTCCGCGCCCTGATCGTCCGCTCCGCCGAGTGGGCCGCCACCGGCGCCGTCACCCTGCCGCCCCCCGCCGACTTCCCGACGGCGGCGAAATAA
- a CDS encoding PEP-CTERM sorting domain-containing protein has product MRGRRCAACILFLLALGPPAEAGPLGFADVVLDYFDSGAGPLAGPYGGTFPDGPGFPIPVSLDVVLGDDPGPTGFTDFLSLPMGSYITVGFTDEVIFDGVGDDVFIREVGASGERAEVYVSPDGVTFTLLGIAQDDVTTALDLAAIGYTDFVRAVKIVGLDNFGGSPGFDVVSVQGLPQSVSPSVPEPGSLALLAIAGLGFAAVGSARRLREVGRIGATSR; this is encoded by the coding sequence ATGAGAGGCCGCCGGTGCGCCGCTTGCATTCTCTTCCTGCTCGCCCTCGGGCCCCCCGCGGAGGCCGGACCGCTCGGCTTCGCCGACGTGGTCCTCGACTATTTCGACAGCGGGGCCGGGCCCCTGGCGGGCCCCTACGGCGGGACGTTCCCGGACGGCCCGGGCTTCCCGATCCCCGTCTCCCTGGACGTGGTCCTGGGCGACGATCCGGGCCCGACCGGGTTCACCGACTTCCTCTCCCTGCCGATGGGCTCTTACATCACCGTCGGCTTCACCGACGAGGTCATCTTCGACGGGGTCGGGGACGACGTTTTCATCCGCGAGGTCGGCGCGAGCGGCGAGCGGGCCGAGGTCTACGTGAGCCCGGACGGCGTGACTTTTACGCTTCTCGGGATCGCCCAGGACGACGTGACGACCGCGCTCGACCTGGCCGCGATCGGCTACACCGATTTCGTCCGGGCGGTCAAGATCGTCGGCCTGGACAACTTCGGGGGCTCCCCCGGCTTCGACGTGGTGAGCGTCCAGGGCCTGCCCCAAAGCGTCTCGCCCAGCGTCCCCGAGCCGGGGAGCCTGGCCTTGCTGGCGATCGCGGGCCTCGGTTTCGCGGCCGTGGGCTCGGCGCGGCGGCTCCGCGAAGTGGGCCGGATCGGCGCGACCTCGCGGTGA
- a CDS encoding acyltransferase family protein, whose amino-acid sequence MSSIATEPPIGDDLNEQPEDRGIVVDDPLLAEAAVEAPPKPERLVSIDALRGFDMFWIIGGDALARSLCAWWGTPQSAVLGEQFEHVEWEGFRFYDLIFPMFLFVVGAVIPFSLKKYQTGEHPRAQALWRTARRVALLLALAYIYNGVLKFDFKNLRYVGVLQRIAVCYGIAAVIYLFTKARTQAIVVAAILLGYWALLALVPAPETGIRGDYSKATNLSGYVDRHVLPGRIFKGYYGTGDNEGLLSTIPAVATALLGVLAGEWLLSTRRPGIKAVGLVGAGVLSVAAGYGWGQSFPIIKNLWTSSFVLVAGGFSLILLGLFYTVIDVWKLRGWAFFFVVIGMNAITIYMAQSIIPFPTIRDYFLSGTLAMLSRPVALILGALGVLAIKWLFLYHLYRTKTFLRV is encoded by the coding sequence ATGTCGAGCATTGCGACCGAGCCGCCGATCGGCGACGACCTGAACGAGCAGCCCGAGGACCGAGGGATCGTCGTCGACGACCCGCTCCTGGCCGAGGCCGCGGTCGAGGCCCCGCCGAAGCCCGAGCGGCTGGTCTCGATCGACGCGCTGCGCGGGTTCGACATGTTCTGGATCATCGGCGGCGACGCCCTGGCGCGGTCGCTCTGCGCCTGGTGGGGGACGCCCCAGAGCGCCGTGCTCGGCGAGCAGTTCGAGCACGTCGAGTGGGAGGGGTTCCGGTTCTACGACCTGATCTTCCCGATGTTCCTGTTCGTCGTCGGGGCCGTGATCCCGTTCTCGCTCAAGAAGTACCAGACCGGCGAGCATCCGCGGGCCCAGGCCCTCTGGCGGACGGCGCGGCGGGTGGCGCTCCTGCTCGCGTTGGCGTACATCTACAACGGCGTGCTCAAGTTCGACTTCAAGAACCTGCGGTACGTCGGCGTGCTCCAGCGGATCGCGGTCTGCTACGGGATCGCCGCGGTGATCTACCTGTTCACGAAGGCGCGCACGCAGGCGATCGTCGTCGCGGCGATCCTGCTCGGCTACTGGGCGCTGCTGGCGCTCGTCCCCGCGCCCGAGACGGGGATCCGCGGCGACTACAGCAAGGCGACGAACCTCTCGGGCTACGTCGACCGCCACGTCCTGCCGGGTCGGATCTTCAAGGGCTATTACGGCACCGGCGACAACGAGGGCCTGCTCTCGACCATCCCCGCCGTGGCCACCGCATTGCTCGGCGTCCTGGCCGGCGAGTGGCTGCTCTCGACGCGGCGGCCCGGGATCAAGGCCGTCGGGCTCGTGGGTGCGGGCGTGTTAAGCGTCGCGGCGGGCTATGGCTGGGGCCAGAGCTTCCCGATCATCAAGAACCTCTGGACGAGTTCCTTCGTCCTGGTCGCGGGGGGCTTCAGCCTGATCCTGCTGGGCCTCTTCTACACGGTGATCGACGTCTGGAAGCTGCGCGGGTGGGCCTTCTTCTTCGTCGTGATCGGCATGAACGCGATCACGATCTACATGGCCCAGAGCATCATCCCGTTCCCGACGATCCGCGACTACTTCCTGTCGGGGACGCTCGCGATGCTGAGCCGGCCGGTCGCCCTCATCCTCGGGGCCTTGGGCGTGCTGGCGATCAAGTGGCTGTTCCTGTACCACCTCTACCGGACGAAGACCTTCCTGCGGGTCTGA